The following are from one region of the Prionailurus bengalensis isolate Pbe53 chromosome A2, Fcat_Pben_1.1_paternal_pri, whole genome shotgun sequence genome:
- the SUGP2 gene encoding SURP and G-patch domain-containing protein 2 isoform X3: MSPPRAAAAAAAAGQRNMAARRIAQETFDAVLQEKANRYHMDPSGEAVGEALQFKAQDLLRTVPRARADMYDDIPSDSRYTLAGSVTHPRDTGRESLRGDVFPGPSFRSSNPSVSEDSFFRKECGRDLEFSHSDSRDQVFGHRKLGHFRSQDWKFALRGSWEQDFGHPVSQESPWSQEYSFGPSALLGEFGSSRLIEKECLEKESRDYDVDRPGETDSVLRGSGQVQGRGRGLNIVDQEGALLGKGETQGLLPSKGGVGKLVTLRSVSTKKVPTVNRITPKTQGTNQIQKTTSSPDVTLGTNPGTEDIQFPTQIPLGLSLKDIRLPRRKMSFDLIDKSDVFSRFGIEIIKWAGFHTIKDDVKFSQLFQTLFELETETCAKMLASFKCSLKPEHRDFCFFTIKFLKHSALKTPRVDNEFLNMLLDKGAVKTKNCFFEIIKPFDKYIMRLQDRLLKSVTPLLMACNAYELSVKMKTLSNPLDLAVALETTNSLCRKSLALLGQTFSLASSFRQEKILEAVGLQDLAPSPAAFPNFEDSTLFGREYIDHLKAWLVSSGCPLQVKKAEPEPTQDEEKTVPPTKPEVQATSPSGLSDAVPQRADHKVVDTIDQLVTRIVGGSLSPKERTLLKEDPAYWFLSDDSSLEYKYYKLKLAEMQRMSHTLPGADQKPTAAECAVRAMLYARAIRSLKKKLLPSRRRGLLRTQGLRGWKAPGSLQGKLSQPDGNAAAKDCPPDPAGPSPGDPSPEASGPSPKLTGVEVPEAPQTSSPCPSADVDVKTMETAEKLARFVAQVGPEIEQFSIENSTDNPDLWFLHDQDSSAFKFYRKKVFELCPSICFTSSPLNLHAGESADSQESPHDPMEGEGEFEDDPPQHEAELESPEVMPEEEEEEDEEEEDEEEEEEGGEEASAPRGTSRPAGAAAKSECSEGSPPTDGLPSEAAEDGPAGAPALSQASSGACFPRKRVSSKSLKVGMIPAPKRLCLIQEPKVHEPVRIAYDRPRGRPVSKKKKPKDFDFAQQKLTDKNLGFQMLQKMGWKEGHGLGSCGKGIREPVSVGTASEGEGLGADGQERKEDTFDVFRQRMMQMYRHKRANK, encoded by the exons ATGTCCCCGCctcgcgcggcggcggcggcagcggcggcgg GTCAGAGAAACATGGCAGCTAGGCGAATTGCACAGGAGACTTTTGATGCTGTTTTGCAAGAAAAAGCTAACCGATATCACATGGACCCCAGTGGTGAGGCCGTAGGTGAAGCTCTTCAGTTTAAAGCTCAAG ATCTTCTAAGGACAGTCCCACGAGCCAGAGCAGATATGTATGATGACATTCCTAGTGACAGCAGATACACTCTGGCTGGATCTGTAACCCACCCTCGAGACACTGGGAGAGAAAGCCTGAGAGGTGATGTATTTCCAGGACCTTCTTTCAGATCAAGCAACCCTTCTGTAAGTGAAGACAGCTTCTTTCGCAAAGAATGTGGCCGGGATCTGGAATTTTCCCACTCTGATTCCCGAGACCAAGTTTTTGGCCACCGGAAATTGGGACATTTCCGTTCTCAGGACTGGAAATTTGCACTCCGTGGCTCTTGGGAACAAGACTTTGGCCACCCTGTTTCTCAAGAATCCCCCTGGTCGCAGGAGTATAGTTTTGGTCCTTCTGCACTACTGGGGGAATTCGGTTCCTCCAGGCTGATTGAGAAAGAGTGTCTGGAGAAAGAAAGTCGGGATTACGACGTGGACCGTCCAGGGGagacagactctgtgctgaggggCAGTGGCCAAGTCCAGGGCAGAGGCCGGGGTCTAAACATCGTTGACCAGGAGGGGGCCCTTTTAGGAAAGGGGGAGACTCAGGGCCTCCTCCCATCTAAAGGGGGAGTTGGAAAGCTTGTCACACTAAGAAGTGTGAGTACGAAAAAAGTACCCACTGTAAACCGTATTACTCCCAAAACTCAGGGCACCAACCAAATCCAGAAAACCACCTCAAGTCCTGATGTGACCCTGGGGACGAACCCAGGGACAGAAGATATCCAGTTTCCTACTCAGATCCCTTTGGGGCTCAGTCTGAAGGATATTCGGCTCCCCAGAAGAAAGATGAGCTTTGACCTCATAGATAAGTCTGATGTTTTTTCGAGATTTGGGATAGAAATAATCAAATGGGCAGGATTCCACACCATAAAAGATGATGTTAAATTTTCCCAGCTTTTCCAGACTCTCTTTGAACTCGAAACCGAAACCTGTGCTAAAATGCTCGCTTCGTTCAAATGCTCCTTAAAACCAGAGCACagagatttttgcttttttactatCAAATTTTTAAAGCACTCTGCTTTGAAAACACCCAGAGTTGATAACGagtttttaaatatgcttttagaCAAAGGTGCTGTGAAGACCAAAAATTGCTTTTTTGAAATCATAAAGCCCTTTGACAAGTATATAATGAGGCTTCAAGACCGGCTTCTGAAGAGTGTCACACCCCTCCTCATGGCCTGCAATGCCTATGAGCTGAGTGTCAAAATGAAGACCCTCAGCAATCCCCTGGACTTGGCTGTTGCCCTGGAGACCACCAATTCTCTCTGCCGGAAATCTCTAGCCCTCTTGGGACAGACTTTCTCCTTGGCCTCTTCTTTCCGGCAAGAGAAAATCTTAGAAGCTGTCGGCCTCCAAGATCTAGCTCCCTCTCCTGCCGCGTTTCCAAATTTTGAGGACTCTACTCTGTTTGGAAGAGAGTACATCGATCACCTGAAGGCCTGGCTGGTCAGCAGTGGGTGTCCCCTCCAGGTCAAGAAAGCCGAACCCGAGCCAACCCAAGATGAGGAGAAAACGGTTCCTCCTACCAAACCCGAAGTCCAGGCCACGTCTCCAAGTGGGCTGAGTGATG CGGTTCCTCAGCGAGCAGATCACAAGGTGGTGGACACTATCGACCAGCTGGTCACACGTATTGTCGGAGGCAGCCTGTCTCCCAAAGAGAGAACTCTTCTCAAGGAGGACCCTGCTTACTG GTTTTTGTCTGATGATAGTAGTCTGGAGTATAAATATTACAAACTGAAGCTGGCAGAAATGCAGAGGATGAGCCATACCTTACCAGGAGCAGATCAAAAGCCCACAGCAGCAGAGTGTGCGGTCCGGGCCATGCTGTATGCTCGGGCAATCCGGAGCCTCAAGAAGAAGCTCCTCCCCAGCCGGCGGCGGGGGCTGCTCCGCACTCAAGGGCTCCGGGGCTGGAAG GCTCCAGGTTCGTTGCAGGGAAAGCTGTCCCAGCCAGATGGAAATGCTGCTGCCAAGGACTGCCCACCAGACCCAGCCGGACCCTCTCCTGGGGACCCCAGCCCAGAAGCCTCGGGCCCATCCCCCAAGCTAACAGGAGTGGAAGTCCCTGAAGCCCCTCAaacttcctctccctgcccatctGCTGACG TTGACGTCAAGACAATGGAGACTGCAGAGAAACTGGCCAGATTTGTTGCTCAGGTGGGACCAGAGATCGAACAATTCAGCATAGAAAACAGCACCGACAACCCTGACTTATG GTTTCTCCATGACCAAGATAGTTCAGCCTTCAAATTCTATCGGAAGAAAGTATTTGAACTATGCCCATCGATTTGTTTTACGTCATCTCCACTGAACCTCCACGCCGGGGAGAGTGCTGATTCTCAGGAGAGCCCCCATGACCCcatggaaggggaaggagagttTGAAGATGATCCCCCTCAGCACGAGGCTGAGCTGGAGAGCCCGGAGGTGAtgcctgaggaggaggaggaggaagacgaggaggaggaagacgaggaggaggaggaggaggggggcgaAGAGGCCTCCGCTCCTAGAGGGACCTCCAGGCCAGCAGGAGCGGCTGCCAAGTCTGAGTGCTCTGAGGGCAGCCCCCCCACAGATGGCCTCCCGAGCGAGGCAGCCGAAGATGGCCCAGCTGGTGCGCCTGCCCTGTCACAGGCCTCCTCGGGCGCCTGCTTCCCCCGAAAGAGGGTCAGCAGCAAGTCGTTGAAGGTTGGCATGATTCCAGCTCCCAAGAGGCTGTGTCTCATCCAGGAGCCCAAAG ttcatgagcCAGTTCGCATCGCCTATGACAGACCTCGGGGTCGTCCCGTGTCCAAAAAGAAG aaACCCAAGGACTTTGACTTTGCCCAGCAGAAGTTAACCGACAAGAACCTGGGGTTCCAGATGCTGCAGAAGATGGGCTGGAAGGAGGGCCATGGCCTAGGCTCCTGTGGGAAGGGCATCAGGGAACCCGTCAGCGT GGGAACTGCCTCGGAAGGGGAGGGGTTAGGTGCCGACGGGCAGGAGCGCAAGGAAGACACATTTGACGTGTTCCGTCAGAGGATGATGCAGATGTACAGACACAAACGGGCCAACAAATAG
- the SUGP2 gene encoding SURP and G-patch domain-containing protein 2 isoform X2, with protein sequence MAARRIAQETFDAVLQEKANRYHMDPSGEAVGEALQFKAQDLLRTVPRARADMYDDIPSDSRYTLAGSVTHPRDTGRESLRGDVFPGPSFRSSNPSVSEDSFFRKECGRDLEFSHSDSRDQVFGHRKLGHFRSQDWKFALRGSWEQDFGHPVSQESPWSQEYSFGPSALLGEFGSSRLIEKECLEKESRDYDVDRPGETDSVLRGSGQVQGRGRGLNIVDQEGALLGKGETQGLLPSKGGVGKLVTLRSVSTKKVPTVNRITPKTQGTNQIQKTTSSPDVTLGTNPGTEDIQFPTQIPLGLSLKDIRLPRRKMSFDLIDKSDVFSRFGIEIIKWAGFHTIKDDVKFSQLFQTLFELETETCAKMLASFKCSLKPEHRDFCFFTIKFLKHSALKTPRVDNEFLNMLLDKGAVKTKNCFFEIIKPFDKYIMRLQDRLLKSVTPLLMACNAYELSVKMKTLSNPLDLAVALETTNSLCRKSLALLGQTFSLASSFRQEKILEAVGLQDLAPSPAAFPNFEDSTLFGREYIDHLKAWLVSSGCPLQVKKAEPEPTQDEEKTVPPTKPEVQATSPSGLSDAVPQRADHKVVDTIDQLVTRIVGGSLSPKERTLLKEDPAYWFLSDDSSLEYKYYKLKLAEMQRMSHTLPGADQKPTAAECAVRAMLYARAIRSLKKKLLPSRRRGLLRTQGLRGWKVRRATTGTQTLLSSGARLKHHARQAPGSLQGKLSQPDGNAAAKDCPPDPAGPSPGDPSPEASGPSPKLTGVEVPEAPQTSSPCPSADVDVKTMETAEKLARFVAQVGPEIEQFSIENSTDNPDLWFLHDQDSSAFKFYRKKVFELCPSICFTSSPLNLHAGESADSQESPHDPMEGEGEFEDDPPQHEAELESPEVMPEEEEEEDEEEEDEEEEEEGGEEASAPRGTSRPAGAAAKSECSEGSPPTDGLPSEAAEDGPAGAPALSQASSGACFPRKRVSSKSLKVGMIPAPKRLCLIQEPKVHEPVRIAYDRPRGRPVSKKKKPKDFDFAQQKLTDKNLGFQMLQKMGWKEGHGLGSCGKGIREPVSVGTASEGEGLGADGQERKEDTFDVFRQRMMQMYRHKRANK encoded by the exons ATGGCAGCTAGGCGAATTGCACAGGAGACTTTTGATGCTGTTTTGCAAGAAAAAGCTAACCGATATCACATGGACCCCAGTGGTGAGGCCGTAGGTGAAGCTCTTCAGTTTAAAGCTCAAG ATCTTCTAAGGACAGTCCCACGAGCCAGAGCAGATATGTATGATGACATTCCTAGTGACAGCAGATACACTCTGGCTGGATCTGTAACCCACCCTCGAGACACTGGGAGAGAAAGCCTGAGAGGTGATGTATTTCCAGGACCTTCTTTCAGATCAAGCAACCCTTCTGTAAGTGAAGACAGCTTCTTTCGCAAAGAATGTGGCCGGGATCTGGAATTTTCCCACTCTGATTCCCGAGACCAAGTTTTTGGCCACCGGAAATTGGGACATTTCCGTTCTCAGGACTGGAAATTTGCACTCCGTGGCTCTTGGGAACAAGACTTTGGCCACCCTGTTTCTCAAGAATCCCCCTGGTCGCAGGAGTATAGTTTTGGTCCTTCTGCACTACTGGGGGAATTCGGTTCCTCCAGGCTGATTGAGAAAGAGTGTCTGGAGAAAGAAAGTCGGGATTACGACGTGGACCGTCCAGGGGagacagactctgtgctgaggggCAGTGGCCAAGTCCAGGGCAGAGGCCGGGGTCTAAACATCGTTGACCAGGAGGGGGCCCTTTTAGGAAAGGGGGAGACTCAGGGCCTCCTCCCATCTAAAGGGGGAGTTGGAAAGCTTGTCACACTAAGAAGTGTGAGTACGAAAAAAGTACCCACTGTAAACCGTATTACTCCCAAAACTCAGGGCACCAACCAAATCCAGAAAACCACCTCAAGTCCTGATGTGACCCTGGGGACGAACCCAGGGACAGAAGATATCCAGTTTCCTACTCAGATCCCTTTGGGGCTCAGTCTGAAGGATATTCGGCTCCCCAGAAGAAAGATGAGCTTTGACCTCATAGATAAGTCTGATGTTTTTTCGAGATTTGGGATAGAAATAATCAAATGGGCAGGATTCCACACCATAAAAGATGATGTTAAATTTTCCCAGCTTTTCCAGACTCTCTTTGAACTCGAAACCGAAACCTGTGCTAAAATGCTCGCTTCGTTCAAATGCTCCTTAAAACCAGAGCACagagatttttgcttttttactatCAAATTTTTAAAGCACTCTGCTTTGAAAACACCCAGAGTTGATAACGagtttttaaatatgcttttagaCAAAGGTGCTGTGAAGACCAAAAATTGCTTTTTTGAAATCATAAAGCCCTTTGACAAGTATATAATGAGGCTTCAAGACCGGCTTCTGAAGAGTGTCACACCCCTCCTCATGGCCTGCAATGCCTATGAGCTGAGTGTCAAAATGAAGACCCTCAGCAATCCCCTGGACTTGGCTGTTGCCCTGGAGACCACCAATTCTCTCTGCCGGAAATCTCTAGCCCTCTTGGGACAGACTTTCTCCTTGGCCTCTTCTTTCCGGCAAGAGAAAATCTTAGAAGCTGTCGGCCTCCAAGATCTAGCTCCCTCTCCTGCCGCGTTTCCAAATTTTGAGGACTCTACTCTGTTTGGAAGAGAGTACATCGATCACCTGAAGGCCTGGCTGGTCAGCAGTGGGTGTCCCCTCCAGGTCAAGAAAGCCGAACCCGAGCCAACCCAAGATGAGGAGAAAACGGTTCCTCCTACCAAACCCGAAGTCCAGGCCACGTCTCCAAGTGGGCTGAGTGATG CGGTTCCTCAGCGAGCAGATCACAAGGTGGTGGACACTATCGACCAGCTGGTCACACGTATTGTCGGAGGCAGCCTGTCTCCCAAAGAGAGAACTCTTCTCAAGGAGGACCCTGCTTACTG GTTTTTGTCTGATGATAGTAGTCTGGAGTATAAATATTACAAACTGAAGCTGGCAGAAATGCAGAGGATGAGCCATACCTTACCAGGAGCAGATCAAAAGCCCACAGCAGCAGAGTGTGCGGTCCGGGCCATGCTGTATGCTCGGGCAATCCGGAGCCTCAAGAAGAAGCTCCTCCCCAGCCGGCGGCGGGGGCTGCTCCGCACTCAAGGGCTCCGGGGCTGGAAGGTGAGGAGAGCAACCACTGGGACCCAGACCCTCCTGTCCTCGGGTGCCAGACTGAAACACCATGCCCGGCAGGCTCCAGGTTCGTTGCAGGGAAAGCTGTCCCAGCCAGATGGAAATGCTGCTGCCAAGGACTGCCCACCAGACCCAGCCGGACCCTCTCCTGGGGACCCCAGCCCAGAAGCCTCGGGCCCATCCCCCAAGCTAACAGGAGTGGAAGTCCCTGAAGCCCCTCAaacttcctctccctgcccatctGCTGACG TTGACGTCAAGACAATGGAGACTGCAGAGAAACTGGCCAGATTTGTTGCTCAGGTGGGACCAGAGATCGAACAATTCAGCATAGAAAACAGCACCGACAACCCTGACTTATG GTTTCTCCATGACCAAGATAGTTCAGCCTTCAAATTCTATCGGAAGAAAGTATTTGAACTATGCCCATCGATTTGTTTTACGTCATCTCCACTGAACCTCCACGCCGGGGAGAGTGCTGATTCTCAGGAGAGCCCCCATGACCCcatggaaggggaaggagagttTGAAGATGATCCCCCTCAGCACGAGGCTGAGCTGGAGAGCCCGGAGGTGAtgcctgaggaggaggaggaggaagacgaggaggaggaagacgaggaggaggaggaggaggggggcgaAGAGGCCTCCGCTCCTAGAGGGACCTCCAGGCCAGCAGGAGCGGCTGCCAAGTCTGAGTGCTCTGAGGGCAGCCCCCCCACAGATGGCCTCCCGAGCGAGGCAGCCGAAGATGGCCCAGCTGGTGCGCCTGCCCTGTCACAGGCCTCCTCGGGCGCCTGCTTCCCCCGAAAGAGGGTCAGCAGCAAGTCGTTGAAGGTTGGCATGATTCCAGCTCCCAAGAGGCTGTGTCTCATCCAGGAGCCCAAAG ttcatgagcCAGTTCGCATCGCCTATGACAGACCTCGGGGTCGTCCCGTGTCCAAAAAGAAG aaACCCAAGGACTTTGACTTTGCCCAGCAGAAGTTAACCGACAAGAACCTGGGGTTCCAGATGCTGCAGAAGATGGGCTGGAAGGAGGGCCATGGCCTAGGCTCCTGTGGGAAGGGCATCAGGGAACCCGTCAGCGT GGGAACTGCCTCGGAAGGGGAGGGGTTAGGTGCCGACGGGCAGGAGCGCAAGGAAGACACATTTGACGTGTTCCGTCAGAGGATGATGCAGATGTACAGACACAAACGGGCCAACAAATAG
- the SUGP2 gene encoding SURP and G-patch domain-containing protein 2 isoform X4 yields the protein MYDDIPSDSRYTLAGSVTHPRDTGRESLRGDVFPGPSFRSSNPSVSEDSFFRKECGRDLEFSHSDSRDQVFGHRKLGHFRSQDWKFALRGSWEQDFGHPVSQESPWSQEYSFGPSALLGEFGSSRLIEKECLEKESRDYDVDRPGETDSVLRGSGQVQGRGRGLNIVDQEGALLGKGETQGLLPSKGGVGKLVTLRSVSTKKVPTVNRITPKTQGTNQIQKTTSSPDVTLGTNPGTEDIQFPTQIPLGLSLKDIRLPRRKMSFDLIDKSDVFSRFGIEIIKWAGFHTIKDDVKFSQLFQTLFELETETCAKMLASFKCSLKPEHRDFCFFTIKFLKHSALKTPRVDNEFLNMLLDKGAVKTKNCFFEIIKPFDKYIMRLQDRLLKSVTPLLMACNAYELSVKMKTLSNPLDLAVALETTNSLCRKSLALLGQTFSLASSFRQEKILEAVGLQDLAPSPAAFPNFEDSTLFGREYIDHLKAWLVSSGCPLQVKKAEPEPTQDEEKTVPPTKPEVQATSPSGLSDAVPQRADHKVVDTIDQLVTRIVGGSLSPKERTLLKEDPAYWFLSDDSSLEYKYYKLKLAEMQRMSHTLPGADQKPTAAECAVRAMLYARAIRSLKKKLLPSRRRGLLRTQGLRGWKVRRATTGTQTLLSSGARLKHHARQAPGSLQGKLSQPDGNAAAKDCPPDPAGPSPGDPSPEASGPSPKLTGVEVPEAPQTSSPCPSADVDVKTMETAEKLARFVAQVGPEIEQFSIENSTDNPDLWFLHDQDSSAFKFYRKKVFELCPSICFTSSPLNLHAGESADSQESPHDPMEGEGEFEDDPPQHEAELESPEVMPEEEEEEDEEEEDEEEEEEGGEEASAPRGTSRPAGAAAKSECSEGSPPTDGLPSEAAEDGPAGAPALSQASSGACFPRKRVSSKSLKVGMIPAPKRLCLIQEPKVHEPVRIAYDRPRGRPVSKKKKPKDFDFAQQKLTDKNLGFQMLQKMGWKEGHGLGSCGKGIREPVSVGTASEGEGLGADGQERKEDTFDVFRQRMMQMYRHKRANK from the exons ATGTATGATGACATTCCTAGTGACAGCAGATACACTCTGGCTGGATCTGTAACCCACCCTCGAGACACTGGGAGAGAAAGCCTGAGAGGTGATGTATTTCCAGGACCTTCTTTCAGATCAAGCAACCCTTCTGTAAGTGAAGACAGCTTCTTTCGCAAAGAATGTGGCCGGGATCTGGAATTTTCCCACTCTGATTCCCGAGACCAAGTTTTTGGCCACCGGAAATTGGGACATTTCCGTTCTCAGGACTGGAAATTTGCACTCCGTGGCTCTTGGGAACAAGACTTTGGCCACCCTGTTTCTCAAGAATCCCCCTGGTCGCAGGAGTATAGTTTTGGTCCTTCTGCACTACTGGGGGAATTCGGTTCCTCCAGGCTGATTGAGAAAGAGTGTCTGGAGAAAGAAAGTCGGGATTACGACGTGGACCGTCCAGGGGagacagactctgtgctgaggggCAGTGGCCAAGTCCAGGGCAGAGGCCGGGGTCTAAACATCGTTGACCAGGAGGGGGCCCTTTTAGGAAAGGGGGAGACTCAGGGCCTCCTCCCATCTAAAGGGGGAGTTGGAAAGCTTGTCACACTAAGAAGTGTGAGTACGAAAAAAGTACCCACTGTAAACCGTATTACTCCCAAAACTCAGGGCACCAACCAAATCCAGAAAACCACCTCAAGTCCTGATGTGACCCTGGGGACGAACCCAGGGACAGAAGATATCCAGTTTCCTACTCAGATCCCTTTGGGGCTCAGTCTGAAGGATATTCGGCTCCCCAGAAGAAAGATGAGCTTTGACCTCATAGATAAGTCTGATGTTTTTTCGAGATTTGGGATAGAAATAATCAAATGGGCAGGATTCCACACCATAAAAGATGATGTTAAATTTTCCCAGCTTTTCCAGACTCTCTTTGAACTCGAAACCGAAACCTGTGCTAAAATGCTCGCTTCGTTCAAATGCTCCTTAAAACCAGAGCACagagatttttgcttttttactatCAAATTTTTAAAGCACTCTGCTTTGAAAACACCCAGAGTTGATAACGagtttttaaatatgcttttagaCAAAGGTGCTGTGAAGACCAAAAATTGCTTTTTTGAAATCATAAAGCCCTTTGACAAGTATATAATGAGGCTTCAAGACCGGCTTCTGAAGAGTGTCACACCCCTCCTCATGGCCTGCAATGCCTATGAGCTGAGTGTCAAAATGAAGACCCTCAGCAATCCCCTGGACTTGGCTGTTGCCCTGGAGACCACCAATTCTCTCTGCCGGAAATCTCTAGCCCTCTTGGGACAGACTTTCTCCTTGGCCTCTTCTTTCCGGCAAGAGAAAATCTTAGAAGCTGTCGGCCTCCAAGATCTAGCTCCCTCTCCTGCCGCGTTTCCAAATTTTGAGGACTCTACTCTGTTTGGAAGAGAGTACATCGATCACCTGAAGGCCTGGCTGGTCAGCAGTGGGTGTCCCCTCCAGGTCAAGAAAGCCGAACCCGAGCCAACCCAAGATGAGGAGAAAACGGTTCCTCCTACCAAACCCGAAGTCCAGGCCACGTCTCCAAGTGGGCTGAGTGATG CGGTTCCTCAGCGAGCAGATCACAAGGTGGTGGACACTATCGACCAGCTGGTCACACGTATTGTCGGAGGCAGCCTGTCTCCCAAAGAGAGAACTCTTCTCAAGGAGGACCCTGCTTACTG GTTTTTGTCTGATGATAGTAGTCTGGAGTATAAATATTACAAACTGAAGCTGGCAGAAATGCAGAGGATGAGCCATACCTTACCAGGAGCAGATCAAAAGCCCACAGCAGCAGAGTGTGCGGTCCGGGCCATGCTGTATGCTCGGGCAATCCGGAGCCTCAAGAAGAAGCTCCTCCCCAGCCGGCGGCGGGGGCTGCTCCGCACTCAAGGGCTCCGGGGCTGGAAGGTGAGGAGAGCAACCACTGGGACCCAGACCCTCCTGTCCTCGGGTGCCAGACTGAAACACCATGCCCGGCAGGCTCCAGGTTCGTTGCAGGGAAAGCTGTCCCAGCCAGATGGAAATGCTGCTGCCAAGGACTGCCCACCAGACCCAGCCGGACCCTCTCCTGGGGACCCCAGCCCAGAAGCCTCGGGCCCATCCCCCAAGCTAACAGGAGTGGAAGTCCCTGAAGCCCCTCAaacttcctctccctgcccatctGCTGACG TTGACGTCAAGACAATGGAGACTGCAGAGAAACTGGCCAGATTTGTTGCTCAGGTGGGACCAGAGATCGAACAATTCAGCATAGAAAACAGCACCGACAACCCTGACTTATG GTTTCTCCATGACCAAGATAGTTCAGCCTTCAAATTCTATCGGAAGAAAGTATTTGAACTATGCCCATCGATTTGTTTTACGTCATCTCCACTGAACCTCCACGCCGGGGAGAGTGCTGATTCTCAGGAGAGCCCCCATGACCCcatggaaggggaaggagagttTGAAGATGATCCCCCTCAGCACGAGGCTGAGCTGGAGAGCCCGGAGGTGAtgcctgaggaggaggaggaggaagacgaggaggaggaagacgaggaggaggaggaggaggggggcgaAGAGGCCTCCGCTCCTAGAGGGACCTCCAGGCCAGCAGGAGCGGCTGCCAAGTCTGAGTGCTCTGAGGGCAGCCCCCCCACAGATGGCCTCCCGAGCGAGGCAGCCGAAGATGGCCCAGCTGGTGCGCCTGCCCTGTCACAGGCCTCCTCGGGCGCCTGCTTCCCCCGAAAGAGGGTCAGCAGCAAGTCGTTGAAGGTTGGCATGATTCCAGCTCCCAAGAGGCTGTGTCTCATCCAGGAGCCCAAAG ttcatgagcCAGTTCGCATCGCCTATGACAGACCTCGGGGTCGTCCCGTGTCCAAAAAGAAG aaACCCAAGGACTTTGACTTTGCCCAGCAGAAGTTAACCGACAAGAACCTGGGGTTCCAGATGCTGCAGAAGATGGGCTGGAAGGAGGGCCATGGCCTAGGCTCCTGTGGGAAGGGCATCAGGGAACCCGTCAGCGT GGGAACTGCCTCGGAAGGGGAGGGGTTAGGTGCCGACGGGCAGGAGCGCAAGGAAGACACATTTGACGTGTTCCGTCAGAGGATGATGCAGATGTACAGACACAAACGGGCCAACAAATAG